From the genome of Poecilia reticulata strain Guanapo linkage group LG22, Guppy_female_1.0+MT, whole genome shotgun sequence:
NNNNNNNNNNNNNNNNNNNNNNNNNNNNNNNNNNNNNNNNNNNNNNNNNNNNNNNNNNNNNNNNNNNNNNNNNNNNNNNNNNNNNNNNNNNNNNNNNNNNNNNNNNNNNNNNNNNNNNNNNNNNNNNNNNNNNNNNNNNNNNNNNNNNNNNNNNNNNNNNNNNNNNNNNNNNNNNNNNNNNNNNNNNNNNNNNNNNNNNNNNNNNNNNNNNNNNNNNNNNNNNNNNNNNNNNNNNNNNNNNNNNNNNNNNNNNNNNNNNNNNNNNNNNNNNNNNNNNNNNNNNNNNNNNNNNNNNNNNNNNNNNNNNNNNNNNNNNNNNNNNNNNNNNNNNNNNNNNNNNNNNNNNNNNNNNNNNNNNNNNNNNNNNNNNNNNNNNNNNNNNNNNNNNNNNNNNNNNNNNNNNNNNNNNNNNNNNNNNNNNNNNNNNNNNNNNNNNNNNNNNNNNNNNNNNNNNNNNNNNNNNNNNNNNNNNNNNNNNNNNNNNNNNNNNNNNNNNNNNNNNNNNNNNNNNNNNNNNNNNNNNNNNNNNNNNNNNNNNNNNNNNNNNNNNNNNNNNNNNNNNNNNNNNNNNNNNNNNNNNNNNNNNNNNNNNNNNNNNNNNNNNNNNNNNNNNNNNNNNNNNNNNNNNNNNNNNNNNNNNNNNNNNNNNNNNNNNNNNNNNNNNNNNNNNNNNNNNNNNNNNNNNNNNNNNNNNNNNNNNNNNNNNNNNNNNNNNNNNNNNNNNNNNNNNNNNNNNNNNNNNNNNNNNNNNNNNNNNNNNNNNNNNNNNNNNNNNNNNNNNNNNNNNNNNNNNNNNNNNNNNNNNNNNNNNNNNNNNNNNNNNNNNNNNNNNNNNNNNNNNNNNNNNNNNNNNNNNNNNNNNNNNNNNNNNNNNNNNNNNNNNNNNNNNNNNNNNNNNNNNNNNNNNNNNNNNNNNNNNNNNNNNNNNNNNNNNNNNNNNNNNNNNNNNNNNNNNNNNNNNNNNNNNNNNNNNNNNNNNNNNNNNNNNNNNNNNNNNNNNNNNNNNNNNNNNNNNNNNNNNNNNNNNNNNNNNNNNNNNNNNNNNNNNNNNNNNNNNNNNNNNNNNNNNNNNNNNNNNNNNNNNNNNNNNNNNNNNNNNNNNNNNNNNNNNNNNNNNNNNNNNNNNNNNNNNNNNNNNNNNNNNNNNNNNNNNNNNNNNNNNNNNNNNNNNNNNNNNNNNNNNNNNNNNNNNNNNNNNNNNNNNNNNNNNNNNNNNNNNNNNNNNNNNNNNNNNNNNNNNNNNNNNNNNNNNNNNNNNNNNNNNNNNNNNNNNNNNNNNNNNNNNNNNNNNNNNNNNNNNNNNNNNNNNNNNNNNNNNNNNNNNNNNNNNNNNNNNNNNNNNNNNNNNNNNNNNNNNNNNNNNNNNNNNNNNNNNNNNNNNNNNNNNNNNNNNNNNNNNNNNNNNNNNNNNNNNNNNNNNNNNNNNNNNNNNNNNNNNNNNNNNNNNNNNNNNNNNNNNNNNNNNNNNNNNNNNNNNNNNNNNNNNNNNNNNNNNNNNNNNNNNNNNNNNNNNNNNNNNNNNNNNNNNNNNNNNNNNNNNNNNNNNNNNNNNNNNNNNNNNNNNNNNNNNNNNNNNNNNNNNNNNNNNNNNNNNNNNNNNNNNNNNNNNNNNNNNNNNNNNNNNNNNNNNNNNNNNNNNNNNNNNNNNNNNNNNNNNNNNNAAAACATGATCCTGTTAAATGCTAATCAAACCTAATGAAGATGTGAATGTTGCTCTAAAAACAGGCTCAGTACTTCCTCTTATCACAAGACCTTCCTCTTGTTAAGACAGCAAGAGGAAGGTTAAATGTTCCTTTATCTCTCGGTTGGCCCACCCATAGTCAGCCCCGCACCCGttggactggaagctgtttgttgttaATACCTTAAAACGGCCCACTCTGTTATTCCCATGTCGATTTGATACAGTAGTAgtacacttcccatatctgcgccttttgtcactttttttcagcagttaaaactgtttaatccgttgttcaCGCGTTGTAAGCCGAATTCCCAGCCGCCTTTGAACTCAGCATGAGCGCCAAGATGCTCTCACTGGGTTTATACCTGTGCttcacattaaatcatgctCTGGATTCAAActcagtgaaatattttttcacagagACCTATAGTttctacacaaaacaaaatattccagTAAGTCCCTGGAAACTTGtctgcatatttttgtaaaaaaaaacaaaaaaaactatagaCATTTGAGTTCAGTGAATACAACTTTTTAttatgacaaaagaaaataatgctCAGACCACAGTGAGGACCACCATTGTCTTATGTAAAACCCATATAATCTACAGAAGTCATGTTAAgtagaaaaatgcaaaaatcaacTTTATAAGATAATAAAAAGTTAGGCTGCATTAAGCTAACATAacactctgtaaaaaaaaaaaaaaaaaaaacagtcatggTGTTATTAGGTACAACAACGCAAATCAGATATATGGTGTGAAATATAACTTCAGATAATCAAGGACATTCAGAATGTAAACATCAACGTTCAGTTAGTTGTAACTGAGAAACACACATTTAGTAGGGTTGTAGTGTCTGTAGACAGAGGGAAAAATAAGCTCATGTATGACAGAGTTTTTACTAAACAGAAATTAAGCAATGAATGAATActgttttgctaaaataattaGAGGTAAAGACAAATTAATCTTCAAGTAATGTAAATGTCAGGAAAttacaaatcagattttattatatGATTGaagaagcttttaaaaagaggcagtttgaaaatgtctggaaaacaGTGGAATGTCCTTTTGATATATTCCAAGGACAGATGcctaataatgtttaaaaagtgatgTGATTTTATGTTAATCTGCATCAGATAGTAAAAGCTTCTGCCTCCACTTGCCACAACACCTCTTAGTTTTCACACTCATGAATAGAACCAAAAAAGTTCTTGAGTAGCAAAAAGGTTCCAAGTTCAGGTTAAATTGTACTTGCGGTTTTTAAGCTTGATCTGAAATGcagaacaattttattttttagaaatgtaacaaaaatgcCAAGATTCACAACTCATGCTTCTGGTCAACGTTGAGTAGGTGTTCCTTTCTTAGCACTCCTGTGGTCTTATGGACCAAGCTATTAACCCCCCCGTGAGCCTGGCGGCATAAATGGCCCCAGGCTCACGGGCCTTTTCGAAACATGCAtcttttacatgtttcagaAACTGGCGGTCTGACGGGATACTCCTCAAAGCCCCCCGTTCCACTCACGCTTCCCCACTGTCAgaccgtgacatctgctgcaCTCCTCCTGAGCATCATGCCAAGACCACAGGAGGGTAACGTAAAGAGTTACTGATTTTGAAATGGAATTGATCCAAGTACAAATGCCAGAAAGCCATTTTTCTGTTAGATCCTACAGATTTTAAGATCTGACTACTAATCAGGCAGGTTCAGAGTTAAAAATTTGTATTCAAATGTCCAGAAAAAAGTCTAATTGTTTTTGGATGAATATGGAATTTTGTGATTGTGTAGGAGCCAGAGTCATTGGTACACATTTGGGTTTGCAGAAAAAGACTTTCTTCATTTTGGAGTTCAGTTTTCCTGTGTTCATTGACGGTGAAAGTCTCTCTTCCCACCCGTCTTGCTGAGCAGTTTCACATCCGTGATGACAATGTCGTGGCTCACAGCCTTGCACATATCGTAGACTGTAAGAGCTGCCACGGAGGCGGCCGTCAGCGCCTCCATCTCCACCCCCGTCCTACCCGTGGTGTGACAGGTTGCCGTGATAATAATAGAGCAGTGCAGCTCATCCAGCTGAAATGAGATGGAGGCGTGGTCCAGTGGGAGCGGGTGGCAAAGCGGGATGAGGTTGGAGGTCTGTTTTGATGCCATGATGCCGGCCAGCTGGGCCACAGTTAAAGCATCACCTTTAGCTAGCTGGTTATCCCGGAGGAGGTGGAAAGCGATGGCGCCCAGGATGACAGTGGCACCGGCTGTGGCTGTTCGGCGTGTGGGAAGCTTCCCCCCAACGTCCACCATTGTTGCTCGGCCCTCAGCATCTGTGTGCGTCAGCTGGGGTTTAGCGCTACTCAGACCGTCTAAGATTAATGAGGTGTTATGCGTGTGGTCTTCACCAGAACTTTGACTGTGAAACAACCTGACACTTAGATTTTTCTGATTCATTTTGGCATTCAGTGTGCAAAAAACAGAAAGGGACTGGCTCGTTGGGTTGTTAGGAACACTGGATTGTTTGTACCTGAGGGGGTCTTCATTAATGAAGCTCATATTTGTGCGTTTCTTAGTGTGACGGCTGGTGAAAATGAGATCGTAATCATAGTCTGAGGAGTGAAGCGGCGTCACATCGTGGCACTTCTCTTTGCTAATATGGGTATTAATGAGTGAACCGCCACTCACTGAGGTCTTAAAGCAACAACTAAAGGCTGTCTGTGTTGAAGCAGTGCAGCCAGGAAGGCACAGAAACTCCTTACGAGACTCATCAGAAGACGCAGTCAGATAAAGGAACGGGTCACGTTTTAGCTCAGTAAAGATGAATGAAGCCCTTTGTCGGTTTTCTGCCCTTGTGAGAAACATCTCAGAGAAATCTGTCacaccaaaaacagaaaacatatgaAAGACAAGTTTTAAGCAGAATAATTCATgggcaaaaaagcaaaagaacacaaaaactGATTACGTACAGCTGAGTCACCCACCAATGAGGACCATAGGTCTGTTCTTCATCTGAGAGATGCTGAACATgcctgaagagaaaaacaaattaattactTCCTAGATACATGTATGAACTGGTAACTACCACACAATGCTGAGTGAGCTTTCACCTGCATGTTGCTTCttcttcctgcccacagcagcTCCGACAATTTGCAATAACTCCTCATCAGACGCTCCAGAACGGAGAATATCTCTGAGGGAAACTTCAGAGTTACCGAACAAACACACCTGAGAATCAAAGAGGAGAgcaaatcaaaaacaagaacatacaGAGTTTTAATCTTTGCCATGACATCTGGTTTttagtttatgcattttatgAAAGACATGTTATAATGTTTAAGGAAATTTGATCAAGTCAACCTTTACCTTGAGGTTTCCATCTGCAGTGATGCGCAAACGGTTACAGGAGCCACAGAAATTGTCTGACATAGAGGTGATGAAGCCGAGCTGACCTTTGAAACCAGGGACTTTAAAAGtctgaaagtagaaaaaaatgttggaaagaTTTTAGGAAACAAACCTGACCTGAGACTGTAAACTGCTAAACAGACCAGAGGAGAGACAGTCACTGGTTATGAAGTTACGAAATAAGCAAATTTTCTACCATTTTACTAATTACACCTAAAAGTAAGGTGTGTGGAGAGAAGAATGGAAAGTGAGGACAAGGATGGTGGCTGGACCGCCGTCAAAAAAGTTGACAGTCAGTGTGAGTGGCAGGGACGGGATGTggaaaatcactttttaaaaaaagagaaaacttctTAGGGGTTTTGGGTGGGTTCTGTCTCCACCGTATTAATTGTTACTTGCACATGACGTTGATCTGCATGCCGACAGAAGGTTGcacaaaatatgatttattgattatttaaaagaacattGTTTGTAGAATGCAACCCACCTGTTACACCACAGTCTGTACTGCCTGAGAAAAGTTTCACCCATTCTTTGAGTTTGTGTAATTGTGAGAAGTCAGTATTTTTTACagttggaaatttaaaaaataaataaataaatgctgcactgaaagatgtacagttggaataaaaaaaaagcattttgtacatctttgttgatgtttgaggtaagatttaaaaaaacaaaaaagatgaaatcTTTGAGGAATGTTCCATTGTTCTTGTACATTGTAcctctttatttatttgccttATTTAGTTTGGTAAACTAAATAAGGCAAATATTTAGTTCAAATGCATACATTTGAACTTGTATGCAAGTTCAAATGTATAACTTGTGTACTTTCTCCTCAGCTCTGCTTCTAAACATTACAGAATCCAATGAGAGTTCTCATAGGACTCCAAGTCTGTAAAACTGATCAGTAACATAAATTGTGAACCTGTTAGGTTTAAGTTACACAAGCTTGGGGTTTGATTGCAGCTTTCTCATTTGGGTTGGAAAGAGAGTTGATAGCCTATAATCCCAACCTATCAGCCATCATTAGTATTTCAGCTAGCTTTAGTTTTTTAGCTCGTACTTATAAACTGTTGTGACTTTACAGTTTAGCTTTGTAAACATTGTCCTGCACAATTTTCTAATACTCGAGTGGGAGTTTTGTGTTAACTGAAAGTTTTCACTCCTCTTCTACAGTCCATTTGTATTTTGCAGGCTTTTGATTTATTCTGCTGCTTCTGtacatttcttacatttctgcAAGTCTTCTGATGTTTACTTAAAATCCTTCtgaaattttcattaaaaatattcatgttacAGAATTCACACTGCATATTTGCATTTGTGTGAATTCTGCATTTCAATGCAAAAAAACGTTATCTATTAATTTTCACATAGATGGGCTTTGTTTACCAATTAGGGAGACTTTTGAAGGCAAGTGGTTGAAGTGGATGTTATTAAGGGGCATCAAAGTCATGGGAACTGAGCTGAATCTTGAAATCTTTGTATCATTATACACTATGTTGTGTATAATTGTGATATGGAATTatatataaaatcccaataatatACATTTAAGTTTGCTGTTGTATCAtgacacaattttaaaaagtttaagaagTGTGAAAACCTTTGTAGCATATAAGAATTATGTTCCATCAAATGTGGAGAACCTGACCTTGGCAGTGTCAGCAGGTCCAGACTGAAGCCTTTCCAGGTTGGGCCACTGTTGCCTGATCTGGTCCAGCATCTCCTGGTAACTCACCATCTTCTTAAAGTTCCACTTGTTTCCTGCAGAGACCAGAGGAAGCCATGTTGAATTTGTTCCATGGGTTTgcgctcaaaaaaaaaaaaaaaatctacaacagAAACTTCTTTCACATGAAGATACACGCCTCCCTGACCTGAACCGAGTCATTTTGTGAGAAGAAAATACTCACCATCGAATGGCATGTACTCAATGAAGCGAACCTCCAGAGGCTTCTTCTCTGTGAGCTGCACAAAATCTAAGAGCTCATCCTCGTTCAGGCCTCTCATCACCACACAGTTGATCTGCAGATGGCAGCACACAACAATAGACCAAGGTTATATaaccataaaaatgttaaatacaagGTCTCAAAGTGGGAGATTTTTTTCAGCATGCTAAAAAGAGGTTGAAAGGTCTGTAGTCAACTGTTTGACACGTTGACAGGAGGATTTAGTGTAACTGCAGTTCTCTGACCAGACAGTAGATGTCAGCCTAATGAAGTCTGATGACTAACGTCTTGAAAGCTACACAGTATAGTTTGGTACAGCCCAGTTTGGTTTAGGCATTTTAATTAGTCATCTGTCTGCAAACTAGTTACGTTTAGGCCAGTAACTGATATATAATGATCAACACACATCTGCCaagtgcaaaatgtaaaatttgcttgtttttaacactttaatgAATGGCTATGACAAGAGAGTCACTGTGTCATGCAATATTTATGATCCAGTGAAACAAAGTCGTAGGAAGCTGAATGTTCCTAGACGGCCCgatgaagaaaaattataaaaatacttcagttttattttatataaattgtCATCAGTACAGATAACTATGGCACCAGTTATGTTCTCACAATTATTACTGTGAGATTAATTTTATGACATAACTTcactcaaatttaaaaaaaaaaaaacatttctcagtaTTATAACATGTTTATGTTGTAAAAGTGGAATTTTCTGAAGCTTTTCATACATATTTACACAAAGTGTGACCATAAAGAGtaatttaagaaatgttttattattcctTAAGTTTGAAACATACCTTTACTGGATTGTAGCCCAATTCAACCGCTTTGTCAATGCCCTCCATGACTTTATGAAAACctgaggagaaagaagaaggcTGGAAATGTCAATAAAAGTTACTGAAATCAACACAAAACTAAATGATATGTAATATTTCCTTCAATGTGTTCTACTTTAGctttaaagggttttttttgttcataagtGTAAAAACATCAGCATCCAATCCCTCTGCAGTAGTCAAAGCTTTGCGACAGTCAACTATAGAGAATAAGATCATTTGTTTCtatgagcagaaaataaaacgaaTCCAGGGAGCTGCAGGTAATCTTCTCTGTGGGAGGTGGTTAACTGATCTACCACAATGGAAAttaaacatcacatttattGTTCTACTAATCTCAAACGTTAAGATTAAATTCAGCTTGCAATTTTCAGCAActaatctgaaaataaacagacaacACTGCTTCCATGTTCTGGTCATTGTCTCCCGTTTCATTTCCTAATCTCATTCAGTCCAACTGTTCCTGCTTTTCTGAAGCCAACCACCCAGAGCTCTGGCCTGCTGCTACCTCTAGGCTGACTGCCTGGAGGTTACGGACTGTAACCTGCTGGGGTTTATCAACAACCATAGCAACATACAAAACAcactgtttctgtcttttagtAGTTTTCTAACTCAGGATAGAAAAGGATCTACCTGAACAAATCCCCAAATGTACTTTGTCATAAAAGTACATTTGGGGTGGCATcagtctccataacaaccagttGTCTCTAGTTAATATCACTCCCAAAAATCTCTTAATTAGATGAGATCAAGATTAAAGGTTTCTGGTATGTAGGATGAATATGAATTTGCAGAAAAGTTCCTCATCCCAAATGCCAAgtatggtggaggatctgtgatgctgtgggcctgatTCTCTACcccaggttttatttaaaatatcccTTTCTCTGTTTGCACCAACCATGTTAAATTTTACAGGAGAGAAGTAGGGGTTCAATAATAATGGgaacaaaaatctgcaaataaagaACAGTTTATTTTACCACATCTATGCTAGGGGTGTCTGGGTGCACTTCAACAGGTTGAATCTTTATCCTCACCTTTTCGTCTGACTACAAACTCAAATTTTGCTGGAACCAAAGAGTCGAGGCTGATGTTAATCAGGTCCAGTCCAGCATCTTTCAGCTTCGGCAAAAGTCTGGATAAGTTAATGCCGTTGGTTGTAACTGCAACAGTTTTCAGACCCACAAGCTTTTTCAGTtcagctgcagaagaaaaagcagaaaagaaagatgaaaaagtgaagaaaaatgtattctaTAAACCAAAGGGTTTAAGTTCAAACCACAAATGATTGTCAGATCTTTAATACCTCCTGAAAAAAGCATAGGATTTAAATTGAAACTGTTCTCCAAAACACATTACTCAGCATTTTGTAGGACTTCATTCTACAAAACACTACAGAGTTCACAAAATATTCATACCTTATTACTGTTGCaattgaaataatcatcttGAGAAATTGTAATAAAGCAGTGGCTTCTACTTGTTTTACACTTCAGTTTCTGCTTTGCGACAAGACAGCTTCGGATGACACTGGCAGCAGAATGGCCCGTGGTTCTAACTTAAATACATCAACCATTAAGTTTAattcaaaagcagcaaaaacctTGCATAGATTAATGACATAAGTCTCTCTTAAGAGtctcaaactgattttttttaaactcctggctctttcatattttataatctGTGCTTaccatttttaaccaaatatctGTTAAAGAGACCACAATTAAAGGCAAAAACATAATGTTCTACAGAAAAAACAGTGGACTAACAGGTTAATGTTAATTTTCCACTGGATTAGAGCTTAGAACAAGTCGCCTGACATCCCACTGGTCACCTGACCCATGACACTGCAGTAAGTGTTTATCTTTATGCTGCAGCCCTTGCTGCAATCCTCTTTATGCGATTGTGTCGTTAACAGTATGAAGGCCGCTCACAGAGCAGAGGTTGAAAAGGTTAATTTACAAACGAGGCTATAAAATTAAAGCTAAGATAATCAGTCATTAAACTGAACCAACAGCTGCAATGTGACAAAGCATCTTCACTTTCACAAACTTTTGTTTCAACCTGAaagaaatgaagtaaaaatcTGGTCAGTTCTGGTGCAGTCAGCTGGGCTGGCACATGAGCCGCCGTCTGAGAGGAATGTTACAACATCCATCTGATCATTCAGGAAGCCATATAAACAACCCCGTGTTCAACAGAAGCTTTCAGAGTTATCAAtgagagaaacataaaaaaaaaagtcctcttCAAAGGAACGTGTGTACTACTTGAGAAATAATTCATTCAGCTCACTAAAATAAGTctaactgtaaaaataaatttaagcaCAGTTTCAGGgcattttgaaaaagaagagCATCTTGTATTCTGCATTTTAATCTTCCTGCTGCTAAGCCTTGAGCTCGTTATCTCAGTAGGAGGAACATTTATGAGCGTGTCGTCTATTGTTCATTCTTTTGATCTGACAAAGACCGTGGTTtcataaatattgtttataattAATAAATCTGAGCAGAAAGGAGTCACAAAGAAAAGTCTTCTGTTCATTCTTGCTAATAGCTTCTGACATCCTAAGCCTCCATCTTTGTATTGTGCTCATTTTGACATATTACATGCAAAAGTTTCGATgaatttcattgggattttctCTGACAAACCAACCAAAAAGTAGTGCTTTAATGTTAAGTAGGTAGGAAAAATGTTACATTCATCTACTTAAAATGCggtgtgtatttgtattcaaacaattttctttcacttcacaattatgtagTAAGTTGTTAGTTTAgcacataaaaatctaaataaacacCACTAAGTTTGTGACTGTAACGACAACAAAGTGTGAACATGTTCAAGGTCTGCAAGTGTTTCTTACCAATGATATCCAGAACATCGGGTCTGATGAGAGGCTCTCCTCCAGTGAGGCGGATTTTGTCCACTCCCTGCTGGACAAAGAGCTGAGCGAGGGTCAGCACCTCGGAGGTGGAGAGCAGCTGGCCCCGCGGCGTGAGCTTCACTCCCTCCTCTGGCATGCAATACTGACCTGAGCGACAGGAACATCCAACATGCGAGCTAAATAAAAGCATGTCATTATAGACACAAaacatgaaggaggaaaaaattTAACAGTAGAGTAATGGGTGTTATGAAGTACTAGGGTGAGCTCAATAGTCAAAATTTTGTAAGATGAACATCACTTATTAGACAGGCCattattcaaaaatcaaaatgtatgcAGACTACATGatcaaaataattgaattatttaaaagcaaacgGTGTGAGTAAAACTTTAACCCTTTAAATGTAGAGTCCTACGAAAAAATCTAACATGCTCACGACTGTGCTGATAATTCATCTAATACGTGTTTTTGGTTAAGTGAAACAGATTTGTTTAGCAAACTGACTATTTCAGTTTGTTGCTTTCATTTAAAGCAATAGTTACGGATGTTTCTTTTAAGATAGAACCGAAACATTATCGacagattttattcaaacatagTGGATCTAAGTACtcaataaaaaaacccccactaaGATCAATTTAAAACGTGGAGGTCttggaagaaacaaaacagaaaccatcAAAGTTACATTCTTTGATTATGAAAAATTATTGTAAAGGGTATTATATTCTGTGCAACAAACACCTGAAAACTACAATGAAACTTAAAGAAAGCCAACATATAGGCTTACATCTTTGCAAGCAATGATaagtgaaatggaaaaaaaaaaaaaaacttttagcaaCAATCGTTATGAAAGTTCTTCTGAGCTTTGTTGCTTCTGCAGCAAGGAGAAAAGTTCATCAGATCCACCACAATAAgccattataatttaaagttatagataacacaacaaatctaatcgatgttttgttattttagcaacaaacaCACATTACCTTGTTTGTTGTGGTACATTTACTCAGGTTTATTGTACAGCGGGTCTCATCCCAGCCCTAGTTTACTCACAGCGAAGGTTGCATTTCTCAGTCAGAGAGATGCGAAGATAGTTATGTCTGCGGCCAAAACTGTCGGTCAAGAAAGCTGAAAACGGTAGGACCTTCTCATCTGTTAATCTCTCCTGGaagagaaaaccagaaaaaaagatactaataaaataaaattgtctttgAAACATTGTTGACAGACACATTTGTtcaattaatagaaataaacaatatgATTTGCTTCTAAAAAGCTGgagcaaacatttttccaaatgatCTGTAATGCCAGAAGGTTATATATAGGCCAAAAGGCCAGAATGTGTCACCCCATAGATGAAGCACAGAATCCCACTAAAAATAATCTTCTGATTTCCTAAACTAAAACGATTACCAAAATAATCCAGTCCTATATTTTAGCAGAATGTTTTCACTAGCATTAGAGGCTGGGAGAAACAGTATTAAGCTCATGTTCATGTTACTCTAAGATAGACTTTGTTTAAGGTAATGTACTAAATGCAGAGTCATTGATTATGTCATAACATGGATTTTGCTGCAGAAATAGAGAACTTTTCACAAAAAGGGAATCCAAgtcattaaaagtaaaacaagcaacattaggtttatttttgcacatcttgGTAATTTAGAATGCAGATCTTGgttatttgtaacattaaatcacatGTATTTCTAGTCAGCATGGTGTTGGTTAATAATCAACCCGGAAAGATGGTCTGATTCAGGCCTCAACGTGAACTCAGACTGCAGTTTCTTAACAACAAC
Proteins encoded in this window:
- the mocs1 gene encoding molybdenum cofactor biosynthesis protein 1 isoform X1 is translated as MAAGTRICCSLRNARTFFARCHNRSDQRLFSSATHQENELELRDTSVTAANFQTRPSLERLTDEKVLPFSAFLTDSFGRRHNYLRISLTEKCNLRCQYCMPEEGVKLTPRGQLLSTSEVLTLAQLFVQQGVDKIRLTGGEPLIRPDVLDIIAELKKLVGLKTVAVTTNGINLSRLLPKLKDAGLDLINISLDSLVPAKFEFVVRRKGFHKVMEGIDKAVELGYNPVKINCVVMRGLNEDELLDFVQLTEKKPLEVRFIEYMPFDGNKWNFKKMVSYQEMLDQIRQQWPNLERLQSGPADTAKTFKVPGFKGQLGFITSMSDNFCGSCNRLRITADGNLKVCLFGNSEVSLRDILRSGASDEELLQIVGAAVGRKKKQHAGMFSISQMKNRPMVLIDFSEMFLTRAENRQRASFIFTELKRDPFLYLTASSDESRKEFLCLPGCTASTQTAFSCCFKTSVSGGSLINTHISKEKCHDVTPLHSSDYDYDLIFTSRHTKKRTNMSFINEDPLRYKQSSVPNNPTSQSLSVFCTLNAKMNQKNLSVRLFHSQSSGEDHTHNTSLILDGLSSAKPQLTHTDAEGRATMVDVGGKLPTRRTATAGATVILGAIAFHLLRDNQLAKGDALTVAQLAGIMASKQTSNLIPLCHPLPLDHASISFQLDELHCSIIITATCHTTGRTGVEMEALTAASVAALTVYDMCKAVSHDIVITDVKLLSKTGGKRDFHRQ
- the mocs1 gene encoding molybdenum cofactor biosynthesis protein 1 isoform X2, whose protein sequence is MAAGTRICCSLRNARTFFARCHNRSDQRLFSSATHQENELELRDTSVTAANFQTRPSLERLTDEKVLPFSAFLTDSFGRRHNYLRISLTEKCNLRCQYCMPEEGVKLTPRGQLLSTSEVLTLAQLFVQQGVDKIRLTGGEPLIRPDVLDIIAELKKLVGLKTVAVTTNGINLSRLLPKLKDAGLDLINISLDSLVPAKFEFVVRRKGFHKVMEGIDKAVELGYNPVKINCVVMRGLNEDELLDFVQLTEKKPLEVRFIEYMPFDGNKWNFKKMVSYQEMLDQIRQQWPNLERLQSGPADTAKTFKVPGFKGQLGFITSMSDNFCGSCNRLRITADGNLKVCLFGNSEVSLRDILRSGASDEELLQIVGAAVGRKKKQHAGMFSISQMKNRPMVLIGG